The DNA sequence AAGGTAGCATTGCCACTATCTCGACTGTTGCAAAAGGACATCGAGTTTGATTTAAGCAAAGAATGCATGGAGGCTTTTCACAAGCTCAAGGTGGCATTGACCCAAGCTCCCATCATGAGAGGGAAGGATTGGAGTCGGCCGTTTGAAATAATGTCTGATGCTTCAAACTATACGgtgggagccgcgttagcacaacgtgagggtaagaatccatatgtcatagcctatgcatcaaaaacactagatggagcccaatccaactacactactaccgagaAAAAACTCTTGGCTATTGTTTTCACTTTGTATAAATTCTGAGCTTATCTTCTTGgttctaaggtagtagtgtactcgaaTCATTCGGcgttaaagtatttgttggctaaaaaggagtccaaaccaagattgattagatgggttttattattgcaagaatttgacttggatcACTTAAGGTAGTAGTGGCGGATCACTTAAGTCCCCTTGAACACACCAAAGGTGATGCCACTCCTATTAATGACTCTTTTCCCCTTGAGGGCTTGCACTCAATCTCGGAGGtcattccttggtatgcaccaatAGCCAATTACTTGGTATCCCGCACCTTTCCTCCTAATCTCTCCAAGcatcaaaaggataagctaaaaagcgaatccaaatactatgtatgggatgacccatacctttGGAAATGTGGAGCAGATCAAGTAATTCGGCGGTGCATTCCACAAACCGAATTCCAAtcaatcttggaagcttgccATTCCTCCGAGGGAGGTGGACATTATGGACCTCAAAGGACGACAAGAAAGATCcttgattgtggattttggtggccaacccttTTTAAGGACTCTTCTCTCTATTGCAGATTTTGTTCTCAATGCCTTAGATTTAGTAATATCTCCAAGAAGGATGAAATCCCCCAACAAACCATGATCTTTTGTGAAATCCTTGATGTGTgcggtattgacttcatggggccattcccaaattctaatggttttctCTATATTCTACTTgccgttgattatgtgtccaaatgggtggaagcgataccCACCCGGACGGTCAATGCTAATGTAGTCCTTTCTTTTGTGAGGAATAACATAATTTGTCACTTTGGGTCGCCACAGGCAATCGTGAGTGACCAAGGTTCAtatttttgcaacaaaagaatggaaggacTCATGAAGAAATACGGCATCATACATAAAGTAGTCATGGCCTATCACCTCCAAACGAACGGCCAAGCCGAAGTTTCCAATTGAAAGATCAAGCGTATACTAGAAAGGATTGTGAAGCCTAATAGAAAAGATTGGAGTGCTAAGCTTACCGACGCACTATGGGCATACCGAACGGCGTACAAGACACctattggcatgagcccctttcgGTTGGTATATGGCAAAGCTTGCCACTTACCGGTGGAGGTAGAGCATAGAGCATATTGGACTGTCAAGGAGTACAATCCAAGTTTGGGTGGGGCCAGAATTGAGAGAAAGCTACAATTAGTGGAATTAGAGTGTTTGAGATTAGAAGCCTATGAGAACTCTAGACATTACAAGGAAAGGATGAAAGCCATGCatgacaagaacataaaaagaatacAGTTTAGAGCCGGCAAACTAGTCCTTCTCTTCAATTCAAGATTAAGTTTATTGCCCGGAAAGCTACGGTCAAGATGGGAAGAGCCTTATCGGGTAGAGAAGGCAGAACCGTACGGAGTCTATCACTTGCGCCATCCTTCGAGTCCGGATATCTTCAAAGTTAATGGGCACCGTCTTAAGTTTTATCATGGTGAGAACATGAAGACCAACAAGGAGATTGAGGTATTCTTTTTGGAAGATGCACCTCTTGGCAAAGAGAATTGAGCTagtgaaagtccaacttaaggatattaaacaaaagtgctaggtgggagacaccccaccatggtgagatctatcatttttcccttttgtatAAAGTTCTTGAACTCTTTATTGATTTGTGATTGCTTAGCTATAGAATTATTTAGTGAGCTTTGATTGTGATTACCTTAGATAAGTTGTTCATGGagttttgcattgatttttaagCAGGTGGATTGATTGTGTGGTAGAAAACACCCCATTTTTAGGTCTTATGTggagttttgggtgttttttGGTCCCTTTGTCTAGTTGCCTACGAAAATCGTGATAAATATGCATTCTTCATgtctttcaaaaaaaaagggggggggaggggggacgCGCGCGCACACTgcgcgcgtgcgcgtccatatgCGTGGATACACCTCCatccattttccagagagttagggAAACCTTGGGCTAACCTCATGCCCCGCGCCTAACCTAACTCACctgtgcgcgcacctggcgcgtacgcgtcctttccGCATCGATCGTACTGCTCGTACTCctggtacattttccagagagttacgCCAACACAGAGTTTACACTGTGCTGGGAGCATAACTCCTATTGGCACGCAGGCGTACCTGACGCTTGCGCGTCCATCTCTCTCGTGCcatttccacgcgtgcgcgcgctGTCCGCGCGCGTGTCGGTCCACATGCAGCACACTTTTGGTCCATACACCCGAGAGTTGCGCCAACCTTGGGCAAGCATTGTGCCACTGGCACAACTCccttcacgcgtgcgcgcacctggtgcGTACGCGTCCTTCTTCATCTATGCCCATGCACGCGTAAGCGCGCAAGGAGCGCGCACGTCGAGTCTGCGACGCAGAACCACTGTAGCGTGCCTAAACTTCAAATTCTCATCCCCCTTTCTCTCATTTTCCATGCTCTTCCCTTAGTCTCGTCTTCTCTACTTCTTCCACCCCTTTTACCACCCTTTCTCAGCCCCTTCACCGGCGGCACTTACCTCCGGGGACCACTACCTCCGGCGGTCCCACatcattttctctctcctctctttctccATTTCTCGTATCCTCTTTTCTCACTTACATTATTCATTACTTCCCTCTTCTTCTCAAGGTACTcttactttctcttttctttgtttgcttccttcttctcccttctttagTTGTATATCCTTGCTTTTCTTCTTAAttagcttcttcttcaagctTATTTGTTTGTTTGCCTTTGCccttatttttccattttttcatGGGTGTTGTGGGCAGAGATTCCTTTTGCATTGGTATGTTAGTTTGTTATATTTGATTTCCTTGTAATATGTGGTGCTTTATGATGATTGATATTGCTTTGTGGGATGCCACATTACTCCATTTTCTCCATTTATTCATAGCTTAAGGGTTGCATACTGAGTGTTTGAAGAAAGGCACACATGACTTTTTGAGCCTATTTTGACTTAATACTTTCCACTTAGTGCTCTTTCTCACTCACTTGCTTATCCCTATGTGCATTGGGCAAATTACTCTTCTTGTTTCACATTCTACATGTTCAGCCCTTATGACTTGCTTCTTGATATTGATGTTTGAGTGTATGCCTCTCATGCCCCCTACTTGCATGCTTATACCACTCTTGCATCACATGCTAGTGACTAGCCATTGTTTACAATGTTgtcttagttacatgttgcagctgtcatgtattTAAGATGCCTATCCTTTTATGGCCTATTATCTCACTTGCATGATTACCATTTATGAGTGCTTCTTTGAGTTTGATCTTTCCTCCTTCCCCCCTTTCATAAGATGGTGATCAAGAAGGATAAAGGAAAGGCACCAAAGAAACCGCCCACTAAGAAGGCACCTCAAGGATCCACCAATAGGGCACACCAAGCACCTACGGCTAAGCCCCTCCTTAAGAAGCTAAGGAGCATCATCCATATTGATGCcctagagaaggacaaccctccgaGGGACCCAAACAAATTCCCTAACCGATACTGCGAGCTTGTCTACCCCATGATAATTGAAAGGAACTATCACGCGTAGCCTTTTCTAGCCCCTCCGGCTCATGTTGTTCCGTTTGTGATGCCCCACATCGAGCGGAGGCAATGGGGGTTTCTCGTGAAGCAACCAAAGGAGGCCAACCTATCTTGGGTGGTGGAGTTTTACTCCAACTATCACTCGGCTTCCCTTACATCGGTTTTTCTGCATAGAAAGCAAGTCCCAGTCACATTTTCTCACTCAAGAAGCTGGGACTTGGGCCCAAATCTTAGCCTACTACGTGCTTCCTAGCACccatgggtcatccatcaccACTGAGCTAGCCTTATTGGTTTGGTGCGTACTTACCGAGAGGCCGGTCAACATCCCATCTATCATCCGGAAAGCCATGGGGCGTATTCATCTTAAAGGTAACCTACCCTTCCCCGCTTTGGTTACTGAGTTAGTTGCGGCCGCCGGTGTTCACCATGAAAGTAAGGATCGTAAGGCCACGATCCCGGTTGATGGTGATGTCGTTTCAACCGGGAAATATCACAAGCCTCCGGCGGACACCGGGAACTTTGACACAAGCATCCCCACTACCTCATCCGCACCACCAAGATCATCCCACCAACGCATTGAGGATCTTCACAAGAAGGTGGATCGTTATGAATGGAAAAATCAACACCGGTATGCTTATGTGAAGAAACTTCTAAGTGTtgtcaccccacctatggaggaaccgGATATCTCCACATCTATCGCAACCTCAAGTGAAGATAGCAATGATGAGGGAGATAATGAAAATTCTGGAGCCAATCGCCCATTGCGCATCACtcatagcacggaggaccgtgctaacttttaagtgtggggaggtcggtcgaccgatctccataggtaacacccgaataaactttgaatttcttttattagttaggatagattgcatgattaggtttttttctttttgacaCCATTTGCATAATAGTTATCTCTCGATAAGTCTACTTGGTTAGAGTAATGACTTCTTTCCTGGGAAACTATAATTTTAAGGCAGCCCTAccaattttggaaaaaaattttggtgccaagcttgtttgaagattgtaactaAGAACATAGATTTTGAGTTGAGAACACAAgtaagtgagttttgagcctgaTTGTGTGGCTACATCTTATAGCCACTTAtattccttcttgtgtgcattgttctctctctatgattgtgatccttaatttgctTGACTCTATATGTCCATCGTTGTATGTATGAGTgcatgtatatgattgaggctatcaaTTCACTTAGCCACTTACCCAAAAGGCCTTACCTTATAAACAAACTttgcaaccaactttgagcctacgcttaacccactagTTCTTAATTTTAACACATTACGAGCTAAAAGTGGAACACCATGAATTCCTTATTTtattctttgattagcttaggctagggtgtgtgtgtcattcaagtgtggggaaacagggggggacattggttgaggtaggAGCATGTTGTTGTTTTTGTCaaaaatattgggaagtgaatacatactcatgtgttgaaCAAATATGtagaccatatgcattgataataaaaacaaaagaagagaaaaaacaaaaagaaaagaaaaaagaataacgagaaaaagaaaacaaacaaagtagaaagaaaagaaaaaaaaaggaaaagaaagaaaaggaaaaggggacaaaatgccccaactCAAAGACAAAACAATGCATATGTGTAGTGATTAAAagtgaatgcatgagtatgtgaaaaagtgagaaatgggtagttaggct is a window from the Arachis hypogaea cultivar Tifrunner chromosome 17, arahy.Tifrunner.gnm2.J5K5, whole genome shotgun sequence genome containing:
- the LOC112763455 gene encoding uncharacterized protein, translated to MGPFPNSNGFLYILLAVDYVSKWVEAIPTRTVNANVVLSFVRNNIICHFGSPQAIVSDQERIVKPNRKDWSAKLTDALWAYRTAYKTPIGMSPFRLVYGKACHLPVEVEHRAYWTVKEYNPSLGGARIERKLQLVELECLRLEAYENSRHYKERMKAMHDKNIKRIQFRAGKLVLLFNSRLSLLPGKLRSRWEEPYRVEKAEPYGVYHLRHPSSPDIFKVNGHRLKFYHGENMKTNKEIEVFFLEDAPLGKEN